In Bacillus sp. SM2101, a single window of DNA contains:
- a CDS encoding Cof-type HAD-IIB family hydrolase yields MNPAVIALDLDGTLLNNEKHITNRNLQAVLNCYNNGKKIIIATARPPRTVKDFLPTVLREVSSFVYYNGALVVDHLSHFEEHISISKKITARVFDYCLDYDQNCSVSVEVRDKWFANEEICDASIFNVKYRPRILPFEQLKEFEATKLLLTGFNDAKKLQELFGEYVKLIVTDNGKLIQIMNKNVSKKTGILRLCNHFGVKQSDVIVFGDDYNDLDMFNMNGYGIAMANAVQELKEIADEVTDTNDNDGVAKILERMVR; encoded by the coding sequence TTGAATCCAGCTGTTATCGCATTGGATCTTGATGGAACATTACTTAATAATGAAAAACACATTACTAATAGAAACTTACAAGCTGTGCTTAATTGCTATAACAATGGTAAAAAAATTATTATAGCTACAGCACGACCTCCACGTACAGTCAAAGACTTTTTACCAACCGTGCTACGAGAAGTATCATCATTTGTTTATTACAATGGTGCTCTTGTTGTTGATCACTTATCACATTTTGAAGAACATATATCTATATCGAAGAAAATAACAGCAAGGGTCTTTGACTATTGCTTAGACTACGATCAAAATTGTTCGGTAAGTGTTGAAGTACGAGACAAATGGTTTGCAAATGAAGAAATATGTGATGCTTCAATATTCAATGTTAAGTATCGTCCACGTATTTTACCATTTGAGCAATTAAAAGAGTTTGAAGCAACAAAGCTGTTACTTACAGGTTTCAATGATGCTAAGAAGCTACAGGAACTGTTCGGAGAGTATGTTAAATTAATCGTAACAGACAATGGTAAGCTCATTCAAATAATGAATAAAAATGTATCAAAGAAAACTGGGATACTAAGATTATGTAATCATTTTGGTGTCAAACAATCAGATGTCATTGTTTTTGGAGATGATTATAATGATTTGGACATGTTTAATATGAATGGATACGGTATTGCAATGGCAAATGCTGTCCAAGAACTTAAAGAGATAGCCGACGAGGTAACGGATACTAATGACAATGACGGAGTTGCAAAAATATTGGAGAGAATGGTAAGGTAG
- a CDS encoding GNAT family N-acetyltransferase, which translates to MFSKYALNLTIKKLTRKHENEAKEMILDGLAERFGFLDRSLNPDLTNIIEAYTNVGSVFLIGCYENFLCCTGALIKENEETCRIVRMSVHKSYRGRGLARKMINELEGYARQFGYKKIVLETDNDWISAMNLYKSSNYMIEYIEEGCTHFYKRLCS; encoded by the coding sequence GTGTTCAGTAAATATGCTCTTAATTTAACAATTAAAAAACTGACGAGAAAACATGAAAATGAGGCAAAAGAAATGATTTTGGATGGTTTAGCAGAGAGGTTTGGGTTTCTTGATCGGTCTTTAAATCCTGATTTAACAAATATTATAGAGGCTTATACCAATGTGGGATCTGTCTTCTTAATAGGTTGTTATGAAAATTTTTTATGTTGTACGGGTGCCTTAATAAAAGAAAATGAAGAAACTTGTAGAATTGTTCGTATGTCAGTTCATAAGTCGTATAGAGGCAGAGGGTTAGCTAGAAAGATGATTAATGAACTAGAAGGGTATGCTCGCCAATTTGGATATAAGAAAATTGTTCTTGAAACAGACAATGATTGGATTAGTGCAATGAACTTATATAAGTCTAGTAATTATATGATCGAATATATTGAAGAAGGATGCACTCACTTTTATAAAAGGCTCTGTTCGTAA
- a CDS encoding GNAT family protein, whose product MTYDFTKMSQKQAEDIAFNWHYDGEYSFYDMEADQEDLVEFLNANKRRDYYYVVKRKNEIIGFMSFIETATSIVDIGLGLKPKLTGHGLGLDFLRAGLNYAKTKYNPQKITLSVAIFNKRAIKVYKKAGFVEGRAFMQNTNGGSFEFISMEYDCSSNN is encoded by the coding sequence ATGACTTACGACTTTACAAAAATGTCACAAAAACAAGCGGAGGATATAGCGTTCAATTGGCACTATGATGGAGAGTATTCCTTTTATGACATGGAAGCAGACCAAGAAGATTTAGTTGAATTTTTAAATGCAAACAAACGAAGAGATTATTATTATGTAGTTAAAAGAAAAAATGAAATTATTGGGTTTATGAGTTTTATCGAAACTGCTACGTCTATAGTCGATATAGGGTTGGGACTGAAGCCGAAATTAACTGGTCATGGTTTAGGTTTAGATTTCTTGAGAGCGGGTCTGAACTATGCTAAAACGAAATATAATCCGCAAAAAATAACTCTTTCAGTTGCTATTTTTAATAAACGGGCAATTAAGGTCTATAAGAAGGCAGGCTTTGTAGAGGGGAGGGCTTTTATGCAAAATACAAATGGTGGGTCATTCGAATTTATTTCCATGGAATATGATTGTTCATCGAATAACTAA
- a CDS encoding SDR family oxidoreductase, translating into MFKDKVVIITGGGSGIGKATAKKFIGEGAKVVINGRRESILTEAAKELDPTGKNIAYVAGDISVKATSEKLVAKAVEEFGGVDVLVANTGIFNPTGFLDHTEDDLNSYIDVIVKGTFYPAQVAIPEMKKRGGGAIVNTGSMWAIQSVEATPSTAYSAAMAGRHALTKNLAVEFAKDNIRVNAVAPAVVETPIYNTFMSEEQVSKTLPTFNEFHPIGRNGQPEDVAEAILYLASDRASWVTGVIMPLDGGATTRLR; encoded by the coding sequence ATGTTCAAAGATAAAGTGGTAATCATTACAGGTGGTGGCTCTGGAATTGGAAAGGCTACGGCTAAGAAGTTTATCGGTGAAGGTGCGAAAGTAGTCATAAATGGGAGAAGAGAAAGTATCTTAACTGAAGCAGCGAAGGAACTTGATCCTACAGGTAAAAACATTGCATATGTGGCAGGAGATATAAGTGTTAAAGCTACGTCTGAAAAATTAGTTGCAAAAGCAGTTGAAGAATTTGGAGGTGTGGATGTACTAGTTGCTAATACGGGAATCTTCAACCCAACTGGTTTTTTAGATCACACAGAAGATGATTTAAACAGTTATATTGATGTGATCGTTAAAGGTACCTTCTATCCAGCACAGGTAGCTATCCCTGAAATGAAAAAACGTGGAGGTGGCGCAATCGTCAATACTGGTTCAATGTGGGCAATCCAATCAGTAGAAGCGACACCATCTACTGCATATTCAGCAGCAATGGCAGGCAGACACGCACTTACTAAAAACTTAGCTGTAGAATTTGCTAAGGATAACATTCGTGTGAATGCAGTTGCACCAGCTGTTGTAGAAACACCAATTTACAACACATTTATGTCTGAAGAACAAGTTTCTAAAACATTACCTACCTTTAATGAATTTCATCCAATAGGAAGAAATGGTCAACCAGAGGATGTAGCTGAGGCAATTCTATATTTAGCTAGTGATCGTGCATCATGGGTGACTGGTGTAATCATGCCTTTAGATGGTGGGGCGACAACAAGGTTAAGATAG
- a CDS encoding carbohydrate-binding protein codes for MFKRNSKTLRSIAVFFLIFCLTFTSFIGIDKGIAAGESVQVWLTTPDETKLLEQQEDITFSRDSSSANIHIDENIEYQEMDGFGAAVSGSSAYLLNQLNESDKEQILNDLFSEKGIDLSFVRQTIGASDFNLKSYTYDDMPEGEIDPTLSHFTIDEDRIDVIPVLQQIKSINPQLKILGTPWSAPAWMKESGTLNGGSLDPQHFQSYADYFVKYLQAYESEGLPIYAVTVQNEPHHETTSYPSMYMDANQQIDFVKNYLGPTFNAEGMDTKIIAWDHNWNEFDYPIQVLNDEEANSYVAGSAFHCYAGTPESQSAVFDAHPDKGIWFTECSGGEWATDFGDNLNWNMSNIVIGATRNWAKSVLLWNLALDENFGPINGGCVDCRGVVTVNQGTGDIVKNVEYYVLGHISKFVKPGAKRIESNENTEIENVVFKNPDGSKVLLAMNSTNEQKTFKVRWGTQAFEYSLPAGAVATFTWNGEQEGDSGLFELNPYQQMEAENFSSMEGVATESANDIGGGLVVGQIDNDDYVVFKNVNFDDGAQLVKARVATEADGGQIEFRLGSPTGTLISTIDIPNTGGWQSWITSSAQVENAIGVHDLYIVFKGGSNGIGNFNWFEFSATNEITNEVNAFERIEAENYDTLFGIQTEGANDAGYGLNVGHTDDGDYIGFKNVNFGSGAISVEARVATDADGGELEFRLDSPTGPVISTIDVEKTGGWQSWVTRSAKVLGADGVHDLYVVFKSETGGIGNLNWFTFSDAIQDNPAINAFEQIEAENYDTQYGVQTENSSDVGGGLNVGHTDNGDYIGYNNVDFGEGAVAVEARVATDSEGGMIELHIDSPTGDLIGTINITKTGGWQSWVTESAEISGAKGVHDVYLVFKSEAGGIGNVNWLKFINSAQQLQQHIEAFKSDSNQMEQLSAMIVNSVMLGEVDGEEVKILLQEAFLAEETANETVIHVRNITEHIERDLERMAGELDKKNFDSEKYISKIAKELEKLINKTS; via the coding sequence ATGTTTAAAAGAAATAGTAAAACTCTTCGTTCAATAGCGGTGTTTTTTCTTATATTCTGTTTAACTTTTACAAGTTTTATTGGGATAGATAAAGGTATAGCAGCAGGTGAATCCGTTCAAGTTTGGCTTACAACCCCTGATGAAACTAAATTACTTGAGCAACAAGAAGATATTACGTTTTCACGAGATAGCTCATCCGCAAATATTCATATTGATGAAAATATTGAATACCAAGAAATGGATGGATTTGGGGCTGCAGTTTCAGGCTCTTCAGCGTATTTGTTGAACCAATTAAATGAAAGTGATAAGGAACAAATTTTAAATGATTTATTTAGTGAAAAGGGTATTGATTTAAGCTTTGTGCGTCAAACAATTGGTGCGTCGGATTTTAATCTAAAAAGCTATACGTACGATGATATGCCTGAAGGTGAAATAGATCCAACCTTAAGTCATTTTACAATTGACGAAGATCGAATCGATGTCATTCCTGTTCTGCAACAAATTAAAAGTATTAATCCACAATTGAAAATTTTAGGTACACCATGGAGTGCACCAGCGTGGATGAAAGAGAGTGGTACATTAAATGGGGGGAGCTTGGATCCTCAACATTTTCAGTCTTATGCGGATTATTTTGTGAAATATCTTCAAGCGTATGAAAGTGAAGGATTACCAATTTATGCTGTGACAGTGCAAAATGAACCTCATCATGAAACAACCAGCTATCCAAGTATGTATATGGATGCAAATCAACAAATTGATTTCGTGAAAAATTATCTAGGTCCTACCTTTAACGCAGAAGGAATGGATACAAAGATTATTGCCTGGGATCACAATTGGAATGAATTTGATTATCCAATTCAAGTGTTAAATGATGAAGAGGCTAATTCTTATGTAGCAGGAAGTGCATTCCATTGTTATGCAGGTACACCAGAGTCACAATCTGCAGTGTTTGATGCACACCCAGATAAAGGAATTTGGTTTACTGAATGTTCTGGTGGGGAATGGGCAACTGATTTTGGTGATAATTTAAATTGGAATATGTCTAATATTGTAATAGGTGCAACGCGCAATTGGGCAAAATCAGTCTTATTATGGAACTTAGCACTAGACGAAAATTTTGGTCCGATAAATGGTGGATGTGTTGACTGTCGTGGCGTTGTTACAGTAAATCAAGGTACTGGAGATATTGTTAAGAACGTAGAGTATTACGTGCTTGGACATATTAGTAAGTTTGTAAAGCCAGGGGCAAAGAGAATAGAGTCTAATGAAAATACGGAAATAGAGAATGTTGTATTCAAAAATCCAGACGGTTCAAAAGTATTACTCGCAATGAATAGTACAAATGAACAAAAAACGTTTAAAGTAAGATGGGGAACACAAGCGTTTGAGTATTCACTTCCTGCTGGGGCAGTAGCTACCTTTACATGGAACGGTGAACAGGAAGGAGATAGTGGATTATTCGAACTTAACCCGTATCAACAAATGGAAGCTGAAAACTTTTCTTCAATGGAAGGTGTTGCAACTGAATCAGCAAATGATATCGGTGGCGGCTTAGTAGTTGGACAAATTGATAATGATGATTATGTAGTATTTAAAAATGTTAATTTTGATGATGGCGCCCAACTTGTCAAAGCAAGGGTTGCTACAGAAGCTGATGGAGGACAAATAGAGTTTCGATTAGGAAGTCCAACAGGCACATTGATTAGTACAATAGATATTCCGAATACAGGTGGCTGGCAATCATGGATAACTAGTTCTGCCCAAGTAGAAAATGCAATTGGTGTACATGATTTGTATATTGTGTTTAAAGGCGGCTCAAATGGTATTGGTAACTTTAACTGGTTTGAATTTTCAGCAACGAATGAAATTACAAACGAAGTTAATGCATTTGAAAGAATTGAAGCTGAAAACTATGATACATTGTTCGGTATTCAAACTGAAGGAGCTAATGATGCTGGTTATGGTTTAAACGTTGGGCATACAGATGACGGGGACTATATCGGATTTAAAAATGTTAACTTTGGTAGTGGAGCAATATCTGTTGAAGCGAGAGTAGCTACAGATGCCGATGGTGGAGAACTTGAATTTAGATTAGATAGCCCAACTGGGCCTGTCATTAGTACTATAGATGTTGAAAAAACGGGTGGCTGGCAATCATGGGTGACAAGATCAGCAAAAGTTTTAGGGGCAGATGGTGTTCATGACCTATATGTTGTGTTCAAAAGTGAAACTGGAGGTATAGGTAACCTAAACTGGTTTACATTTTCGGATGCCATACAGGACAATCCTGCAATAAATGCTTTTGAACAAATTGAAGCTGAAAACTATGATACACAGTACGGTGTTCAAACTGAAAATTCTAGTGACGTTGGTGGAGGCCTGAACGTTGGTCATACTGATAATGGTGATTATATAGGCTACAACAATGTTGACTTTGGTGAGGGAGCTGTAGCTGTTGAAGCGAGGGTAGCAACTGACTCTGAAGGTGGGATGATTGAGCTTCATATAGATAGCCCTACTGGAGATTTAATTGGAACAATTAATATTACGAAAACAGGCGGTTGGCAGTCATGGGTAACTGAATCAGCTGAAATATCTGGCGCAAAAGGTGTCCATGATGTATATCTTGTATTTAAGAGTGAAGCTGGAGGCATAGGTAACGTAAATTGGCTTAAGTTTATTAATTCAGCTCAGCAGCTTCAGCAGCATATTGAAGCGTTCAAATCTGATTCGAATCAAATGGAACAATTATCAGCAATGATCGTAAACAGTGTCATGCTAGGTGAAGTCGATGGAGAAGAAGTGAAAATCTTACTTCAAGAAGCTTTTTTAGCTGAAGAAACTGCTAATGAAACGGTTATCCATGTTCGAAATATTACTGAGCATATTGAAAGAGATTTAGAGCGTATGGCAGGAGAGCTAGATAAAAAGAATTTTGACAGTGAAAAATATATTAGTAAGATAGCAAAAGAGTTAGAAAAGCTGATTAACAAAACATCCTAA
- a CDS encoding GNAT family N-acetyltransferase, whose amino-acid sequence MQSLSDNEVNNDNIETTRLYLRKITHNDIESLYKIVKQNEVGMWLARGEGMSREETKNYVENIVSHWNLYGFGVWAVIHKETDKLIGHCGLRYIDDTEDVEILYLINQQYWGNGYATEAANVAIGFAFKYLRIEKLFARVRTRNERSMNVLEKLGFTFLINKDYNGRILSYFELNSTRGV is encoded by the coding sequence ATGCAAAGCTTAAGTGATAACGAGGTAAATAATGATAACATAGAAACCACTCGCCTATACTTGAGGAAAATAACTCATAACGATATTGAATCACTGTATAAAATCGTCAAGCAAAACGAAGTTGGAATGTGGTTAGCCAGGGGAGAGGGGATGTCCCGTGAAGAGACAAAAAACTACGTGGAAAATATAGTAAGCCATTGGAATCTATATGGCTTTGGTGTGTGGGCAGTTATACATAAAGAAACCGACAAGCTTATCGGCCATTGTGGTTTAAGATATATAGACGATACAGAAGATGTTGAAATACTCTACCTCATTAATCAACAGTATTGGGGTAATGGTTATGCAACAGAGGCAGCTAATGTAGCAATAGGTTTTGCTTTTAAGTATTTAAGGATTGAAAAATTGTTTGCTAGAGTTAGAACAAGGAATGAGAGGTCGATGAATGTATTAGAAAAACTTGGATTTACGTTCCTCATAAATAAAGACTACAATGGTCGTATACTATCATACTTTGAGTTAAATTCTACTAGAGGGGTATAA
- a CDS encoding phosphotransferase: MLRGWWPTIQNSLLEKVSAKYGVNPTSLKLLGGFDQNVYECKAKGNNFILKILSGTKYDISSVKQELAWMNYLFEHGLNISLPVRSVKGKFIEEMKWESEYYIVVAFEKAHGSVLADLHLADLLTVKKWGEAMGRMHHVAKLYPTSRNSLVINKEWNNNSIFTEYPPIEKKVLDKWQTYIAELQLLDKDINSYGMIHNDFHHHNFHVHEGEIILFDFGDIEKSWFAYDIAISLYHAVQTIPSYEQIRRRDFTLRFYETFMSGYTNENLLDKYWLAKIPYFLDYRQIYSYVYTSKYMNIDHSNEKVNKVFKRMKYNIEHDIPFIDFNLHIG, encoded by the coding sequence ATGTTAAGAGGTTGGTGGCCAACAATACAAAACTCACTATTAGAAAAGGTTTCAGCAAAATACGGGGTCAATCCTACTTCATTGAAGTTATTAGGAGGATTTGATCAAAATGTTTATGAATGTAAGGCTAAAGGTAACAACTTTATATTAAAAATTCTATCAGGAACTAAATATGATATTTCTTCAGTAAAGCAAGAGTTAGCATGGATGAATTATTTATTTGAACATGGATTAAACATATCATTACCTGTTCGGTCTGTAAAAGGTAAGTTCATTGAAGAAATGAAATGGGAAAGTGAGTATTATATCGTCGTGGCTTTCGAGAAGGCGCATGGTTCAGTTCTTGCTGATCTTCATTTAGCTGATTTATTGACCGTAAAGAAATGGGGAGAAGCTATGGGGAGGATGCATCATGTTGCTAAATTATATCCTACCTCTAGAAATAGCCTTGTTATTAATAAAGAATGGAACAATAACAGTATTTTTACGGAATACCCACCAATTGAGAAAAAAGTATTGGATAAGTGGCAAACATATATAGCTGAGTTACAATTGTTAGATAAAGATATCAATAGCTATGGAATGATACATAATGATTTCCATCATCATAACTTTCATGTACATGAAGGTGAGATTATCTTATTTGATTTTGGAGATATTGAGAAAAGTTGGTTTGCATATGATATCGCAATTTCGTTATATCACGCCGTGCAAACTATTCCTTCATATGAACAAATAAGAAGAAGAGATTTTACTTTGCGTTTTTATGAAACGTTTATGTCAGGGTATACGAATGAAAATTTGCTTGATAAATATTGGCTTGCAAAAATACCTTACTTTCTCGATTACAGACAAATTTATTCATATGTATATACTTCAAAATATATGAACATCGATCATTCGAATGAGAAAGTAAACAAGGTTTTTAAAAGAATGAAATACAATATTGAACACGATATACCATTCATAGATTTCAACTTACATATTGGCTAA
- a CDS encoding MazG-like family protein produces MDVTEFQQWVKEYYKTRGWSELDIFIRIGFLAEETGEVARAIRSLEIGRDRPDEVSGTFEENKQELTEELGDVLGNLIVIANKYDISLEKIFHEHKKKLSNRYTNN; encoded by the coding sequence ATGGATGTAACTGAGTTTCAACAATGGGTTAAGGAATATTATAAAACAAGAGGGTGGTCAGAGTTAGATATATTTATTCGAATTGGTTTTCTAGCGGAGGAAACGGGTGAGGTTGCACGAGCGATCAGGTCCCTTGAAATAGGAAGAGATAGACCGGATGAAGTAAGTGGGACATTTGAGGAAAATAAACAAGAGTTAACTGAAGAATTGGGTGACGTATTAGGAAACTTAATTGTTATCGCTAACAAGTACGATATCTCTTTGGAAAAAATTTTTCATGAACATAAAAAGAAACTATCTAATCGCTATACGAATAATTAA
- a CDS encoding ASCH domain-containing protein — MGLYKTYLQAIKDGKKTVEVRLNDQKRRQVKIGDTIEFITVPEAEETLRVNVTGLKNYYTFKDMYEDIPLKDIDCEGWTMKDLLEGTYEIYTLEQEERWGVLAISIKTIK, encoded by the coding sequence ATGGGGTTATATAAAACGTACCTACAAGCGATTAAAGATGGCAAAAAAACTGTTGAAGTACGCTTAAATGATCAAAAAAGAAGACAAGTAAAAATTGGAGATACTATTGAATTTATCACTGTTCCTGAAGCAGAAGAAACACTAAGGGTAAATGTAACAGGTCTAAAAAATTATTATACTTTTAAAGACATGTACGAGGATATTCCTTTAAAGGATATCGACTGTGAAGGTTGGACGATGAAAGATTTACTTGAAGGAACATACGAAATATACACGCTTGAGCAAGAAGAACGATGGGGTGTTTTAGCGATTTCGATCAAAACAATTAAATAA
- a CDS encoding DUF952 domain-containing protein has protein sequence MILHIIEKEAWFKAQREGIYTPTSIKTDGFIHCSTSEQVVDVANFLYKGHTDLVLLCIDPNKVEAKIVYEDLYEAGKLFPHIYGSLNMAAVFKVIRFIPDRNEGFSLPKELTDLNS, from the coding sequence ATGATATTACATATCATTGAAAAAGAAGCCTGGTTCAAGGCACAAAGAGAGGGAATCTATACTCCAACAAGCATAAAAACTGATGGCTTTATTCACTGCTCTACTAGTGAACAAGTTGTTGATGTTGCAAATTTTTTGTATAAGGGTCATACAGATCTAGTACTTTTATGTATAGACCCTAATAAAGTGGAAGCAAAGATTGTATATGAAGACTTGTATGAAGCGGGAAAATTATTCCCACATATTTATGGTTCATTAAACATGGCTGCTGTATTTAAAGTTATACGCTTTATACCAGATCGTAATGAAGGTTTTAGCTTACCTAAGGAATTAACAGATCTTAATAGTTAA
- a CDS encoding rhodanese-like domain-containing protein: protein MEFIGYIMIGLFIVVLFQKLVPTKGVRQISVTELKNQMSVPNKQFIDVRTVGEFKTNNIRGFKNIPLQQLSKKMSELSKDKEVVVICQSGMRSNQASKLLKKNGFKQVTNVKGGMSAL from the coding sequence ATGGAATTTATCGGTTATATCATGATTGGTTTATTTATTGTAGTTCTTTTTCAAAAACTTGTTCCGACTAAAGGTGTACGACAAATTTCAGTAACAGAATTAAAAAATCAAATGAGCGTACCTAACAAACAATTTATCGATGTTAGAACAGTTGGTGAGTTTAAAACAAACAACATTCGAGGGTTTAAAAATATACCTTTGCAGCAACTGAGTAAAAAAATGAGTGAGCTTTCAAAGGATAAAGAGGTAGTTGTAATTTGCCAAAGTGGAATGAGGAGTAATCAAGCGAGTAAACTATTAAAGAAAAACGGCTTTAAACAAGTGACAAATGTAAAGGGTGGTATGAGTGCATTATAG
- a CDS encoding response regulator transcription factor, which translates to MFKLLLIEDDKTLFQEMKDRLTQWSYEVYGIADFNHVIHEFTTIRPHLVIIDTQLPKFDGFHWCRMIRDFSNVPIIFLSSRDHPTDIVMSMQLGADDYIQKPFHFDVLIAKIQATLRRVYNYNSEQGNLQSWCGATVDYEKNIVTNDVGTIELTKNEIFILKQLIKDKNKIVSRDKLMNSLWDDKRFVSDNTLTVNVNRLRRRLDELTLGQFIETKVGQGYMAIEQDKNYD; encoded by the coding sequence GTGTTTAAACTGTTATTGATTGAAGATGATAAGACTCTCTTTCAAGAGATGAAAGATAGGTTGACTCAATGGTCTTATGAAGTATATGGTATTGCAGATTTTAATCATGTCATTCATGAATTTACAACGATTAGACCACACCTAGTCATCATCGATACCCAATTACCTAAATTTGATGGGTTCCATTGGTGTAGAATGATTAGAGACTTTTCAAATGTTCCTATTATATTTCTATCATCGCGCGACCATCCTACTGATATTGTTATGTCGATGCAGCTTGGAGCAGATGACTATATACAAAAGCCTTTTCATTTCGATGTACTAATCGCCAAAATTCAAGCTACTCTTCGGCGTGTATATAATTATAACTCTGAACAAGGTAATCTCCAATCATGGTGCGGTGCCACAGTAGATTATGAGAAAAATATAGTAACAAACGATGTAGGAACAATAGAGCTAACAAAGAATGAAATATTTATATTAAAACAATTGATTAAGGACAAGAATAAAATCGTAAGTCGGGATAAACTAATGAATAGTTTATGGGACGATAAACGTTTTGTAAGTGATAATACATTAACTGTTAATGTAAATCGCTTACGACGACGGTTAGATGAACTAACATTAGGACAATTTATAGAAACAAAAGTTGGACAAGGATATATGGCTATCGAACAGGATAAAAACTATGATTAG
- a CDS encoding sensor histidine kinase — protein sequence MIRRFLKERRSWILLVLSLQLLFIFVAYIDSLIPLKPTIYIVFLSAIIFSLFLIIRYIKETAFYHRLEERENNLDFANIPEPESPFENIVQQQMLNQIDWLKQVNSENLIALEQEKDDLLSWIHEVKTPLTAMHLMIERIEDKELKASLTYEWLRIHLLLDQQLHQKRISSIENDLFIEQVDVESIVIKEIKTLQTWCIQQRIGFDIHIDETGVLCDAKWLAFIIRQLLTNAVKYSSQSDISITSYQQDGQTFLEVRDFGRGIDPKDLPRIFDKGFTSTTNHDDQNATGMGLYLVKKAAKSLKITISVQSILGEGTTITLTFPKRNDFVNMIGV from the coding sequence ATGATTAGAAGATTTTTGAAAGAAAGGCGAAGCTGGATATTGCTAGTTTTATCATTACAACTATTATTCATTTTTGTCGCTTATATTGATTCACTGATTCCGTTAAAACCAACCATTTATATCGTTTTTTTATCAGCCATCATTTTCAGTCTTTTTCTAATCATTCGTTATATTAAAGAAACAGCCTTTTATCATAGGTTGGAAGAACGTGAAAACAACCTTGACTTTGCAAATATACCTGAGCCTGAGAGTCCTTTTGAAAATATTGTTCAACAACAAATGCTTAACCAAATTGATTGGTTAAAACAAGTGAATTCTGAAAATTTAATTGCATTGGAGCAAGAAAAGGATGATTTGTTATCTTGGATTCATGAAGTAAAAACTCCTTTAACGGCAATGCATTTAATGATTGAACGCATTGAAGATAAAGAATTGAAAGCTAGCTTAACTTATGAATGGTTACGCATTCATCTGCTTCTCGATCAACAGCTGCACCAAAAACGAATATCGTCTATTGAAAACGATTTATTTATAGAACAAGTTGATGTCGAATCAATTGTGATCAAAGAGATTAAAACACTACAAACTTGGTGTATTCAACAGAGAATTGGCTTTGATATACATATCGACGAGACAGGAGTACTTTGTGATGCAAAATGGCTTGCATTTATTATAAGGCAACTGTTAACAAATGCAGTGAAGTATAGTAGTCAATCAGATATAAGTATTACAAGCTATCAACAAGATGGGCAAACCTTCCTTGAGGTGAGAGATTTTGGGAGAGGGATTGACCCAAAAGATTTACCTCGAATTTTCGATAAAGGGTTTACATCAACAACAAATCATGACGACCAAAATGCAACTGGCATGGGATTATATTTGGTCAAAAAAGCCGCAAAATCTTTAAAAATTACCATTTCAGTACAATCAATACTCGGAGAGGGTACTACTATTACTTTGACATTTCCAAAACGTAATGACTTCGTCAATATGATAGGCGTGTGA